A stretch of the Thalassotalea euphylliae genome encodes the following:
- a CDS encoding sodium-dependent bicarbonate transport family permease, whose amino-acid sequence MMIDAVVAFFILGIVCQLLGAKLSFPDGLYKTLSMFLMIAIGLKGGLALQAHVDSSLLTMSLVVIAFGLTLPLLAYPLLRYFGQLDKINAGAVAAHYGSVSVATYAVAVALLEAGNISYEAYFPLFVVLLEMPAILVGLMLAKGNLKIVNGEFIKKELIANQSILLMLGGLAIGYMGGASVQKLSPMFIDLFSGVLALFLLKMGIVAAEQLSTLKKNSMFLISFAILMPMIGGLAGTGLGLVMGLSAGGVALMAVLGASASYIAVPAAMKESLPEANAGMSITASLGITFPFNVLIGVPFFIALGSYLVQ is encoded by the coding sequence ATGATGATAGACGCAGTTGTTGCATTTTTTATTTTAGGCATTGTCTGCCAATTACTTGGCGCCAAGCTTTCTTTTCCTGATGGCCTTTACAAAACGCTAAGTATGTTTTTGATGATCGCCATTGGCTTGAAAGGTGGCTTAGCGCTGCAAGCACATGTTGACTCTAGCTTGCTCACCATGTCGTTAGTCGTTATCGCGTTTGGCCTAACCTTACCTTTGCTTGCCTACCCCTTACTGCGATATTTCGGCCAGTTGGATAAAATTAACGCCGGTGCAGTAGCCGCTCACTATGGTTCGGTGAGCGTCGCAACTTATGCGGTAGCAGTCGCTTTACTCGAAGCAGGCAACATTAGTTATGAAGCTTACTTTCCGCTGTTTGTCGTTTTGCTGGAAATGCCCGCTATATTGGTTGGCCTAATGCTCGCTAAAGGCAACTTAAAAATAGTAAATGGCGAATTTATTAAAAAAGAACTTATCGCCAACCAAAGCATACTACTGATGCTGGGCGGCTTGGCTATTGGCTATATGGGCGGCGCTAGCGTGCAAAAGCTTTCGCCAATGTTTATTGACTTGTTTTCAGGAGTATTGGCACTTTTCCTACTGAAAATGGGCATAGTTGCCGCCGAACAGCTTTCAACATTGAAAAAGAACAGCATGTTTTTAATTAGTTTCGCGATATTAATGCCGATGATTGGTGGCTTAGCTGGCACTGGCTTGGGGCTAGTAATGGGACTAAGCGCAGGCGGCGTCGCACTGATGGCAGTGTTGGGGGCTAGTGCATCATACATTGCGGTACCTGCGGCAATGAAAGAAAGCCTGCCAGAAGCAAACGCTGGCATGTCGATTACTGCTTCATTGGGCATTACCTTTCCGTTTAATGTGCTCATTGGCGTGCCGTTTTTTATTGCGCTGGGAAGCTACCTAGTGCAATAA
- a CDS encoding sensor domain-containing diguanylate cyclase, with product MSLEASQLNELHWLMEMLHNIDVGLVVLDREYNIQIWNGFMENHSGLLPREVKDKNLFSLFEEIPQDWFVRKAESVFLLKNKAFTIWEQRPYVFKFQNYRPITGTADYMYQNTTFIPLMAANGEVSHLCLIVYDVTDSAVHKKDLETANQELAILSQTDGLTKLFNRTHWERCLEAEFKRWTRSHNPSCLVMIDIDHFKNINDSFGHMVGDQVIRHLADVVRQQVRETDVSGRYGGEEFSILLSDTTLENAHIFAERMRKTVEASVVKYNDIDVKYTISIGIAQVTPGISTYEAWIECSDAALYQSKEGGRNRITLFPKQ from the coding sequence ATGTCGTTAGAAGCATCACAATTAAATGAATTACATTGGCTGATGGAAATGTTGCACAACATTGACGTTGGCTTAGTGGTACTTGATCGTGAGTACAATATCCAGATTTGGAATGGGTTTATGGAGAACCACAGTGGTTTGCTGCCACGTGAGGTTAAAGATAAAAACTTATTTAGCTTGTTTGAAGAAATTCCTCAAGACTGGTTTGTTCGCAAAGCGGAATCGGTATTTTTACTGAAAAACAAAGCGTTTACCATTTGGGAGCAGCGCCCATATGTGTTCAAGTTTCAAAACTATCGCCCTATCACCGGTACTGCCGATTACATGTACCAGAACACCACTTTTATCCCGCTTATGGCTGCCAATGGGGAAGTGAGTCACCTGTGCTTGATTGTTTATGATGTAACTGACAGTGCGGTGCATAAGAAAGATCTTGAAACGGCTAACCAAGAATTGGCGATACTAAGCCAAACTGACGGGTTAACTAAGTTGTTTAACCGTACCCATTGGGAGCGTTGTTTAGAAGCTGAATTTAAACGTTGGACTCGTAGCCACAACCCAAGCTGTTTAGTCATGATTGATATTGATCATTTTAAAAATATCAATGACAGCTTTGGTCATATGGTAGGCGACCAAGTGATTCGACATTTGGCAGATGTTGTGCGCCAACAAGTGCGAGAGACCGATGTTTCTGGGCGATATGGCGGTGAAGAATTTTCTATTTTGTTGTCAGATACGACCTTAGAAAATGCCCACATATTTGCTGAGCGTATGCGCAAGACAGTAGAGGCTTCAGTGGTGAAATACAATGATATTGATGTGAAGTACACGATTAGTATTGGTATTGCGCAAGTTACGCCTGGGATCAGCACCTACGAAGCTTGGATTGAATGCTCAGATGCCGCGCTTTATCAGTCAAAAGAAGGTGGTCGAAACCGTATTACCTTGTTCCCTAAACAATAA
- a CDS encoding MarR family winged helix-turn-helix transcriptional regulator codes for MELNDTLFELIHSVRMNILTKVKQLGFDLTPMHLKSLKVISKIDLCTGQKLANFMSRDKAQINRLIKELVTQGLVIKKDHAQDKRSQLLVLTSSGQAIMAAFKQAEQEVFEKMLTDIPASQISTFTEIASKLKANLE; via the coding sequence ATGGAACTTAACGACACGCTTTTTGAATTAATACATTCAGTGCGCATGAACATACTAACCAAGGTCAAACAGCTAGGCTTTGATTTAACACCAATGCACCTTAAATCGTTGAAAGTTATTAGCAAGATTGATCTGTGTACTGGCCAAAAATTGGCAAACTTTATGAGTCGAGATAAAGCCCAGATTAATCGACTAATTAAAGAGTTAGTCACTCAAGGCTTAGTCATTAAAAAAGACCATGCACAGGATAAGAGAAGCCAATTATTGGTTTTAACATCATCTGGACAAGCAATAATGGCAGCATTTAAGCAAGCGGAACAAGAGGTGTTTGAAAAAATGCTGACCGATATACCTGCCTCACAAATTAGCACGTTTACGGAAATTGCCAGCAAATTAAAAGCAAATTTGGAATAA
- a CDS encoding siderophore-interacting protein: protein MAANLYMTQVSSVQDVSPHMRRVVLTGESLADFPVDKESAHIKAIFPDPSSQDKLPTLSTSPDQRKWMRSYTIRQFNQSRRELTIDFAVNDHQGLAADWALNAQPNDFLGVAGPGDIKHTDFGAHQHLFFGDITALPAIAATLEQLPLSSQGQAWLQVPDSEDIQEIIAPRGIKIHWLVTSNKLTERFLSGLQSVGCELTDTAIFIAAEASIVRQLKAYLSDHCQYTPEKLYASAYWNSKR from the coding sequence ATGGCAGCAAATCTATATATGACGCAGGTATCATCGGTACAAGATGTATCACCACACATGCGCCGAGTTGTGTTAACAGGTGAGTCTCTGGCTGATTTTCCGGTAGATAAAGAAAGTGCGCATATAAAAGCAATTTTCCCTGATCCAAGCTCACAAGACAAACTTCCTACGTTAAGCACCTCGCCTGATCAGAGAAAATGGATGCGCTCTTATACTATTCGACAATTTAACCAGTCACGGCGAGAACTGACCATCGATTTTGCGGTTAATGATCATCAAGGATTAGCGGCAGACTGGGCACTCAACGCACAACCAAATGATTTCTTAGGCGTCGCAGGCCCGGGCGACATCAAGCACACAGACTTTGGTGCCCATCAGCATTTATTTTTTGGCGATATCACGGCACTGCCTGCCATTGCTGCCACGTTGGAGCAACTGCCTCTGTCATCCCAAGGACAAGCTTGGTTACAGGTGCCTGATAGTGAAGATATTCAAGAAATAATAGCTCCTAGAGGAATAAAGATTCACTGGCTAGTAACGTCAAATAAACTAACTGAAAGGTTTTTATCGGGATTGCAATCGGTTGGATGTGAGCTAACTGACACTGCAATTTTTATTGCCGCAGAAGCGAGTATCGTAAGGCAACTTAAGGCGTATTTATCAGATCATTGCCAATACACTCCTGAAAAGCTGTATGCCAGTGCATATTGGAATAGTAAGCGATAG
- a CDS encoding response regulator, with amino-acid sequence MPTKLLICDDSNMARKQVARSLPEDWEVDVSFAENGEQAIAAIKAGKGDVLLLDLNMPVMDGYQVLETIVKEDLPTLTVVISGDIQPEAHQRVTGMGALDFIQKPVNKDKLTEILLSYGIFTREELSTSKANQEATTKSRQDKIELPAINKPVPKAQEVKERVYQPITLAPDLRDCYQEIANVAMGRAGDLLARLLDVFVLLPIPNVNLIEVSELRMALTSVATNETTSGVCQGFIGAGVSGEALLILNDSSFKEIASLMNYHQDIDESAELELLMDMANTLIGACLSGVSEQLDMTFSQGHPVVLGQHRNIKDLIATNSAKWRQTLAIEISYNIENYSIKCDLLLLFTEESMRTLNNKISYLLD; translated from the coding sequence ATGCCAACCAAATTACTTATATGCGACGACTCAAATATGGCGCGCAAGCAGGTAGCACGTTCGCTGCCTGAAGACTGGGAGGTCGATGTAAGTTTTGCCGAAAATGGCGAACAAGCAATTGCCGCAATTAAAGCTGGCAAAGGCGATGTGCTGCTACTGGACCTAAATATGCCAGTCATGGATGGATATCAAGTACTTGAAACCATCGTTAAAGAAGATTTACCAACGCTTACTGTCGTGATTTCCGGTGATATTCAGCCAGAAGCACATCAGCGTGTCACTGGTATGGGCGCATTGGATTTTATTCAAAAGCCTGTCAATAAAGACAAGCTAACCGAGATCTTACTATCTTACGGTATTTTTACTCGCGAAGAGCTTTCTACGAGTAAAGCAAACCAAGAAGCTACAACGAAAAGCCGACAAGATAAAATAGAGTTACCTGCCATCAACAAGCCTGTGCCTAAAGCGCAGGAAGTCAAAGAGCGCGTATACCAACCAATTACCTTAGCACCAGATTTGCGTGATTGTTATCAAGAAATCGCCAATGTTGCCATGGGTAGAGCGGGTGATTTACTGGCGCGCTTGCTCGATGTCTTTGTACTCTTGCCAATTCCGAATGTGAATTTGATTGAAGTGAGCGAGCTTCGCATGGCACTGACGTCTGTTGCCACTAATGAGACAACATCAGGCGTATGTCAGGGGTTTATTGGCGCAGGCGTCAGCGGTGAAGCGTTATTAATTCTCAATGATTCGAGTTTCAAAGAAATCGCATCTTTGATGAACTATCACCAAGATATTGATGAAAGTGCTGAACTTGAATTGTTAATGGACATGGCCAACACCTTAATTGGCGCCTGTTTAAGTGGTGTGTCTGAGCAACTTGATATGACGTTTAGCCAAGGTCACCCTGTTGTGCTTGGTCAACACCGCAATATTAAGGATTTAATTGCCACTAACTCAGCAAAATGGCGCCAAACGCTTGCCATTGAGATTAGCTACAACATTGAAAACTATTCAATAAAATGTGACTTATTGTTGCTATTTACTGAAGAGTCAATGCGCACCTTGAACAATAAAATTTCCTATTTACTGGATTAG
- a CDS encoding Hsp20 family protein, with product MMNSVDLSPLYRSSIGFDGLSGLLDNALAATNEVSSYPAYNIEVVAKNCYAITIAAAGFADDELNIQVEHGELTVSGEKLKNANRQYLHHGIITQSFERKFTLAEYVEVTRAKLSHGLLVIELVKTLPESTGATCIAINHPYKPANEEAAKHSANAFADENANTNKSKPIQNKAVNNRSINNRHVNQETVQTSSERATERNINTRTSVHRNSQKGQLRGSKHIGSTTSVTNITEKSDAEQLQEKPLPREQLKPHYKAAAEVHWFNG from the coding sequence ATGATGAACTCAGTTGATTTAAGCCCACTCTATCGCAGTAGTATTGGCTTTGACGGGTTATCCGGCTTGTTAGATAACGCACTAGCTGCAACAAATGAGGTAAGCAGCTACCCCGCTTACAATATTGAGGTCGTTGCAAAAAATTGTTATGCGATTACCATCGCTGCAGCGGGTTTTGCTGACGATGAACTCAATATTCAAGTAGAGCATGGTGAGCTAACAGTGAGTGGCGAGAAGCTGAAAAACGCGAATCGCCAGTATTTGCATCATGGCATTATCACGCAAAGTTTTGAGCGAAAATTCACACTTGCAGAATATGTTGAAGTAACACGAGCTAAACTAAGCCACGGCCTTCTTGTTATCGAGCTAGTTAAAACGCTGCCTGAATCAACCGGTGCAACTTGTATTGCGATCAACCACCCGTATAAGCCAGCTAATGAAGAAGCTGCTAAGCATAGTGCTAACGCGTTCGCTGATGAAAATGCCAATACCAATAAAAGTAAGCCAATCCAAAATAAAGCTGTTAACAATCGCTCCATCAACAATCGCCATGTTAACCAAGAGACTGTTCAAACTAGCTCTGAAAGAGCCACAGAACGGAACATAAATACGCGAACTAGTGTGCACAGGAATTCGCAAAAAGGCCAACTAAGGGGTAGCAAGCACATTGGCTCTACTACTAGTGTCACAAATATCACGGAAAAGAGTGATGCAGAGCAGCTTCAAGAAAAACCATTGCCCCGTGAACAGCTTAAGCCGCACTATAAAGCAGCGGCAGAAGTTCACTGGTTTAATGGCTAA
- a CDS encoding LysR family transcriptional regulator, whose protein sequence is MASRLHAHIGTFRQLEILLALYQGGSVKAASESLFLTQPTVSMQLKKLSEAIGLPLYHQVGRKLKFTDAGLATIKTAQQILQSCEALDMQLSDLRGLKSGTLRLASATTAKYFIPHLLGPFCERYPGIDIQFTVANRQKVIERLEQGLDDFYVFSYVPEGLELETIEFMSNDLVAIAEQNHPLSKQKRVSLEQFCQQDFLIRESGSGTRYATESFFSKQSVSPKVKMTIASNEAIIHSVLSRLGVSILSAHTLAFGEMYGVKVLNVEGLPIKSKWSFSWTKTHHLSPIANVFLNYVETEGREMMKQAIKL, encoded by the coding sequence GTGGCATCAAGACTTCATGCCCATATTGGCACCTTTAGGCAGTTGGAAATCTTGCTCGCGTTGTATCAAGGAGGCAGCGTTAAAGCAGCTTCCGAGTCATTATTTTTAACTCAGCCAACAGTTTCTATGCAGCTCAAAAAGTTAAGCGAAGCAATTGGGTTACCGCTTTATCATCAGGTTGGGCGTAAGCTGAAATTTACTGATGCAGGCTTGGCAACAATCAAAACAGCTCAGCAAATACTGCAGAGCTGCGAAGCATTAGATATGCAGTTGTCTGACTTGCGAGGGTTAAAGTCTGGTACTTTGCGACTTGCTAGCGCCACTACTGCTAAGTACTTTATTCCTCATTTGCTGGGACCATTTTGCGAGCGTTATCCCGGTATTGATATTCAGTTTACCGTTGCTAACCGCCAGAAAGTGATTGAACGACTAGAGCAGGGGCTCGATGACTTCTACGTATTTAGTTACGTTCCTGAAGGGCTAGAGCTTGAAACCATCGAGTTTATGTCAAACGACTTAGTGGCTATCGCCGAGCAGAACCATCCACTTTCAAAGCAAAAAAGGGTTTCGCTAGAGCAGTTTTGTCAGCAAGACTTTTTGATCAGGGAATCTGGCTCTGGTACCCGTTATGCAACAGAATCATTCTTTAGCAAACAAAGTGTTAGCCCTAAAGTTAAAATGACGATTGCCAGTAATGAAGCCATTATTCATTCCGTTCTATCTCGACTTGGGGTTTCTATTCTTTCTGCGCATACGTTGGCATTTGGCGAAATGTACGGGGTGAAAGTACTGAATGTTGAGGGCTTGCCAATAAAATCTAAATGGTCATTTTCATGGACTAAAACACATCACTTATCGCCAATTGCGAATGTTTTTCTAAATTATGTAGAAACAGAAGGGCGCGAAATGATGAAACAAGCGATTAAGCTTTAA